In Erigeron canadensis isolate Cc75 chromosome 1, C_canadensis_v1, whole genome shotgun sequence, a single window of DNA contains:
- the LOC122591830 gene encoding CASP-like protein 4D1 — MARPDQQPESQPDEAPNPQQTQIQLSSVSQTEDSVSQIEDHSQVQIANHSKSSTAKSTPVITTVQLSVIGSLTIRAATWICLLASLIALAANTSSVNGVYKEVKIGFSNIYAYRYSMSTIVIGFVYTSVHVSVEFYQVITGKSLLTGNGIPKIIFYSDKLLLSLLATGVGAAFGATYDLKKNFDDLDDLLVFFDDPILSEARPKLDNFFSVAYVSAGFLLVAFLCSIVSSILSSLALYKNTK, encoded by the exons ATGGCACGACCCGACCAGCAGCCTGAGTCTCAACCCGATGAGGCGCCCAACCCTCAGCAAACCCAGATTCAGCTTTCTAGTGTTTCTCAAACAGAAGATTCTGTTTCTCAAATAGAGGATCATAGCCAGGTTCAAATTGCAAATCACTCAAAGTCTAGTACCGCAAAGAGTACTCCAGTAATTACCACAGTGCAATTATCGGTCATTGGATCCTTAACTATCAGAGCGGCTACCTGGATATGTCTGCTAGCATCGCTCATAGCCTTAGCAGCCAACACTTCTTCCGTAAATGGTGTCTATAAAGAGGTCAAAATTGGGTTCAGTAATATTTATGCTTATCG GTACTCTATGTCCACTATAGTAATCGGTTTTGTATACACATCTGTTCATGTATCCGTAGAATTCTACCAAGTAATTACTGGAAAAAGTCTTTTAACTGGCAATGGGATCCCCAAAATCATCTTTTACAGTGACAAG ttgcTATTATCTCTACTAGCAACTGGTGTTGGTGCAGCATTTGGAGCTACCTATGATCTGAAGAAAAACTTTGATGACTTGGATGACCTTCTGGTGTTTTTTGATGATCCAATCCTTTCCGAAGCTCGACCTAAGCTTGATAACTTCTTCAGCGTCGCTTATGTTTCGGCTGGATTCCTT
- the LOC122585967 gene encoding CASP-like protein 4D1, translated as MSDLKYDYQEGSKFPAAALTTRVITLVTLAVSMGLLRSNSVTYKIGPSPVPFAYKDVATYEYVFFAMIAGFAYTLLQLPFAIFFFLIKKRLINNNAFIGFEFYGDKICLTILATAVGSVFGATVETRKGASLITHFDGGLYDANDYHSKVDDFCMISYISAAFLLAGFLCSMTSSIMSSRALARNYS; from the exons ATGTCAGATCTCAAATATGATTACCAAGAAGGATCAAAGTTTCCAGCTGCAGCATTAACAACCAGAGTTATAACCCTGGTAACGCTGGCTGTATCTATGGGTCTATTGAGGTCCAATAGTGTGACCTACAAAATTGGTCCATCTCCGGTACCCTTTGCCTACAAAGATGTTGCCACTTATGA ATATGTTTTCTTCGCCATGATTGCTGGATTTGCCTATACCTTATTGCAACTCCCGTTTgccattttcttctttttgattaAGAAAAGACTCATCAACAATAATGCATTTATCGGGTTTGAATTTTATGGTGACAAG ATATGCTTGACAATACTAGCTACTGCAGTCGGGTCTGTATTTGGTGCCACGGTTGAAACAAGAAAAGGTGCTTCTTTGATAACTCATTTTGACGGCGGGTTGTATGATGCAAACGATTATCATTCAAAAGTGGATGATTTTTGTATGATATCCTACATATCAGCTGCATTTCTTCTTGCGGGATTCCTTTGCTCAATGACTTCTTCAATCATGTCTTCTAGAGCCCTAGCAAGAAActattcataa
- the LOC122591819 gene encoding CASP-like protein 4D1, with protein MAQPGPQPQSQPDDAPHPQTQIQLSNVSQTEDHSQVQIVNQSESHTTDQTPITTGKVSVIVSLTIRAATWVCLLASLIILAANTYTMNGLYREVKVGFSNINAYRYMMSTIVIGFAYTSVQLPLEIYQVITGESFLTRNGLPKIIFYGDKLLLALLATGVGAAFGATYDLKKNLDDLDDLLEFYGDPILSGARSKLDNFFNLAYVSAGFLLIAFLCSIVSSILSSLALKN; from the exons ATGGCACAACCTGGCCCACAGCCTCAGTCTCAACCTGATGACGCGCCTCACCCTCAAACCCAGATTCAGCTTTCTAATGTTTCTCAAACAGAGGATCATAGTCAGGTCCAAATTGTGAATCAGTCAGAGTCTCATACTACTGATCAGACTCCCATAACAACAGGAAAAGTATCGGTCATTGTATCCTTAACTATCAGAGCGGCTACCTGGGTATGCCTATTGGCGTCACTCATAATTTTAGCAGCAAACACTTATACCATGAATGGTCTCTATAGAGAGGTCAAAGTTGGGTTCAGTAATATTAATGCTTATCG GTACATGATGTCCACTATAGTAATAGGTTTTGCATACACATCTGTTCAACTACCCTTAGAAATCTATCAAGTAATTACAGGAGAAAGTTTTTTAACTCGCAATGGGCTTCCGAAAATCATCTTTTACGGTGACAAG TTGCTATTAGCCCTACTAGCTACTGGTGTTGGTGCAGCTTTTGGAGCTACCTATGATCTGAAGAAAAACCTTGATGACTTGGATGACCTTCTGGAGTTTTATGGCGATCCAATACTTTCTGGAGCTCGATCAAAGCTTGATAACTTCTTCAACTTGGCTTATGTTTCTGCTGGATTCCTTCTTATCGCATTCTTATGTTCAATAGTTTCTTCTATTCTCTCTTCACTTGCCCTTAAGAATTAA
- the LOC122581227 gene encoding D-galacturonate reductase-like, which translates to MITIAETMISSSDGFRPIPVIAMGTATELSIGGIEMVKPSTILEAIKLSYRHFDTAALYQTEKPLGEAIAEALRSGLITSRKELFITTKLWCDSTDRHLVLPAIKKSLENLGLDYVDLYLIHWPLKLNIEKFELPIPNECITAIDIKGVWDAMEECQNLGLTKSIGVSNFSPKKIQQILSFAKIPPAVNQVEMNPIWQQKKLVAYCKENGILVTAYSPLGAVGNSGWGHNRIMECDVLQDIAKSKGKTVAQIALRWLYEQGVSIAVKSFNTERMKQNISIFDWSLTKEERSRIDQIPQHRHIYLLGLMVLEHNDVTAEIDAELH; encoded by the exons atgataacAATTGCAGAAACCATGATAAGCTCTTCAGATGGTTTTAGGCCCATTCCGGTAATTGCAATGGGCACAGCAACCGAATTAAGCATTGGTGGCATCGAAATGGTGAAACCATCGACTATACTTGAAGCCATTAAGTTGAGTTATCGTCACTTTGACACTGCCGCACTCTACCAAACTGAGAAGCCACTTGGGGAAGCAATCGCGGAAGCTTTGAGGTCGGGTCTTATAACGTCTCGAAAGGAGCTTTTTATAACGACCAAACTGTGGTGCGACTCTACTGACCGCCATCTTGTTTTACCGGCTATTAAGAAGAGTCTTGA GAATTTGGGACTAGATTATGTAGATTTGTATCTCATACATTGGCCATTGAAGCTGAACATCGAGAAATTTGAACTCCCGATCCCAAACGAATGCATAACTGCAATTGATATCAAGGGAGTCTGGGATGCAATGGAGGAGTGTCAAAATCTTGGACTTACCAAATCTATCGGCGTCAGCAATTTCTCTCCTAAAAAGATACAACAAATTCTTTCATTTGCCAAAATTCCTCCTGCCGTCAATCAG GTTGAGATGAACCCAATTTGGCAACAAAAAAAACTCGTTGCATACTGTAAGGAGAACGGCATCCTTGTGACCGCTTACTCCCCGTTAGGTGCAGTAGGCAATAGTGGATGGGGACACAACCGTATTATGGAATGTGATGTTCTACAAGACATTGCCAAGTCAAAAGGAAAGACTGTGGCACAG ATCGCGCTGAGGTGGCTATACGAGCAAGGTGTAAGTATTGCCGTAAAGAGCTTCAACACAGAAAGGATGAAACAGAACATTAGTATCTTTGACTGGTCATTGACAAAGGAGGAACGGAGCAGAATTGACCAAATACCTCAACACAGGCATATCTATCTACTCGGCTTAATGGTGCTTGAGCATAATGATGTAACGGCTGAGATCGATGCAGAGCTTCATTGA